Proteins encoded together in one Deinococcus irradiatisoli window:
- a CDS encoding sugar phosphate isomerase/epimerase family protein has protein sequence MKTVFNTASFAFRQVDYRATGDWGQACRTSREHFSPVETLAERFDAMLAEIDDLGYKQLELWHFHLHQKWWTPEHVDIVLGLLKQRQMTLVSYCGGFGDDLPEVERTLNLVNALGIPLLAGATGVFRTQRAELVARLKAHGVRLGRENHPEKTPQEILDLTGPDEGGCIGITVDTGWLGTQNYPADQALRELGERVYHVHLKDVFHAGPPHETCGFGQGVVPLESCVQALKDMNYPGFISVEHEPEQFDPRPDLKEARIKLEGWLGGWA, from the coding sequence GTGAAGACCGTCTTCAACACCGCCAGCTTCGCTTTCCGGCAGGTGGACTACCGCGCCACTGGCGACTGGGGCCAGGCCTGCCGCACCAGCCGCGAACACTTCTCGCCGGTCGAGACGCTGGCCGAGCGCTTTGACGCCATGCTGGCCGAAATCGACGATCTGGGCTACAAACAGCTCGAACTGTGGCACTTCCACCTGCACCAGAAGTGGTGGACCCCGGAACACGTCGACATTGTGCTGGGGCTGCTCAAGCAGCGCCAGATGACCCTGGTGAGCTACTGCGGCGGCTTCGGCGACGATCTGCCGGAAGTCGAACGCACCCTGAACCTGGTGAACGCGCTGGGCATTCCGCTGCTGGCCGGCGCGACCGGCGTGTTCCGAACGCAGCGGGCCGAACTGGTGGCCCGCCTCAAAGCGCACGGGGTGCGGCTGGGGCGCGAGAACCACCCCGAGAAGACCCCGCAGGAGATCCTGGACCTCACCGGCCCCGACGAGGGCGGCTGCATCGGGATCACGGTGGATACCGGCTGGCTGGGCACCCAGAACTACCCGGCCGATCAGGCGCTGCGCGAACTCGGCGAGCGGGTGTACCACGTTCACCTCAAGGACGTGTTCCATGCCGGGCCGCCGCACGAGACCTGCGGCTTCGGCCAGGGCGTGGTGCCGCTGGAAAGCTGCGTGCAGGCCCTGAAGGACATGAACTACCCGGGCTTCATTAGCGTGGAGCACGAGCCGGAGCAGTTCGATCCCCGCCCGGATTTGAAAGAAGCCAGAATCAAGCTGGAAGGCTGGCTGGGAGGCTGGGCATGA
- the era gene encoding GTPase Era → MTEFSSRTDAPTRSGFVAIIGKPNVGKSTLLNSFLGVKVAPTSPRPQTTRKGVRGIYTTDEAQLVFVDTPGIHKPKDAMGKYMNNEVNAALADVDAVVWVVDLRHPPTDEDQMVARQIRNLPKPLTLVGNKTDVAKYPEEAMKLYRALLEGREQEVSEVMLSAQNNPGQVQELRDQLLAGLPESPFFFPRGASSDQSREQWAAEIIREEAMKKLRDELPYAVATRVNSWTEREDGLQRIEGEIVVEKNAHKGMVIGAGGKQLREIGQAARKQLEVFLNHKVYLGLQVIVINGWREDVEALRELGYE, encoded by the coding sequence ATGACCGAGTTTTCTTCCCGCACCGATGCGCCGACCCGTTCCGGGTTCGTGGCGATCATCGGCAAGCCCAACGTGGGCAAAAGCACCTTGCTCAACAGCTTCCTGGGCGTCAAGGTGGCCCCCACCAGCCCGCGCCCGCAGACCACCCGCAAGGGCGTGCGCGGCATCTACACCACCGACGAGGCGCAGCTCGTCTTCGTGGACACGCCCGGTATCCACAAGCCCAAAGACGCCATGGGCAAGTACATGAACAACGAGGTCAACGCCGCGCTGGCCGACGTGGACGCGGTGGTGTGGGTGGTGGACCTGCGCCACCCGCCCACCGACGAGGACCAGATGGTGGCCCGGCAGATTCGCAACCTGCCCAAGCCGCTGACCCTGGTGGGCAACAAAACCGACGTCGCCAAGTACCCGGAAGAAGCCATGAAGCTCTACCGGGCGCTGCTGGAAGGCCGCGAGCAGGAGGTCAGCGAGGTGATGCTCAGTGCCCAGAACAACCCCGGCCAGGTGCAGGAGCTGCGCGACCAGCTGCTGGCCGGCCTCCCGGAAAGCCCCTTTTTCTTTCCGCGCGGGGCCAGCAGCGACCAGAGCCGCGAGCAGTGGGCCGCCGAGATCATCCGCGAGGAGGCCATGAAAAAACTGCGCGACGAGCTGCCCTACGCCGTCGCCACCCGCGTCAACTCCTGGACCGAGCGCGAGGACGGCCTCCAGCGTATCGAGGGCGAGATCGTGGTCGAGAAGAACGCCCACAAGGGCATGGTGATCGGCGCGGGCGGCAAACAGCTGCGCGAGATCGGGCAGGCGGCGCGCAAGCAGCTCGAAGTGTTCCTCAACCACAAGGTCTACCTGGGGTTGCAGGTCATCGTGATCAACGGCTGGCGCGAGGACGTGGAAGCGCTGCGCGAACTCGGCTACGAGTAA
- a CDS encoding PIG-L deacetylase family protein, producing the protein MTSHDPALKLLLIVPHPDDEVYGASGTLMDLIEEGHTVGLVTLTRGEAGRTLGLCDTPEELARLREAELRACLDVIGVQVHEQLQFPDKALREQPFEALVEAARSAMQRHRPETVLTFPPNGSNGHPDHVTTHKAVKAAWDSLPEPQRPKLWYYASDTPPENEELRAAWIKPNLRRDVSGKLTRKLQAIACHRTQALSTVDFIRKFPERIRQETFFQVP; encoded by the coding sequence ATGACGTCCCACGACCCTGCCCTGAAACTCCTGCTGATCGTGCCGCACCCCGACGACGAGGTGTACGGCGCGTCCGGCACCCTGATGGACCTGATCGAGGAAGGCCACACCGTCGGTCTGGTGACCCTGACGCGCGGCGAGGCCGGACGCACCCTGGGCCTATGCGACACGCCCGAAGAGCTGGCCCGGCTGCGCGAGGCCGAGCTGCGCGCCTGCCTGGACGTGATCGGCGTGCAGGTTCACGAGCAGTTGCAGTTTCCCGACAAAGCCCTGAGGGAGCAGCCGTTCGAAGCCCTGGTGGAAGCGGCCCGCAGCGCCATGCAGCGCCACCGGCCCGAGACGGTGCTGACCTTTCCGCCCAACGGCAGCAACGGCCACCCGGACCACGTCACCACCCACAAAGCGGTCAAGGCCGCCTGGGACAGCCTGCCTGAGCCTCAGCGCCCGAAGCTGTGGTACTACGCTTCCGACACCCCGCCGGAGAACGAGGAGTTGCGCGCCGCCTGGATCAAGCCGAACCTGCGGCGCGACGTGTCGGGCAAACTCACCCGCAAGCTGCAGGCCATCGCCTGCCACCGCACCCAGGCGCTGAGCACAGTGGACTTTATCCGCAAGTTTCCCGAGCGCATCCGCCAGGAAACCTTCTTTCAGGTGCCTTAA
- a CDS encoding GNAT family N-acetyltransferase: MTDLSIRDLRAPADFAAVAAVRNAAEPDWPVTPELLERWHAVRDPALYHLELVAELEGRIVGHLGVGHDDFAFQEDRYWGSLTVHPEFRRRGVGSALHSRMMDVLVGRGAGEIRTMLAEDASAGLAFLEQRGYRLAWTRLDLRLNVADVPQERFDSLLHSVAERGLQLVSIADLAADPRRDERLWELDWLLFQDVPMGQALTKRPLAAWVAEELQDPTFEPELSFVVLDPGRDDPLTGPYVGYSTLMGNPGGFYVIGMTGVLRGYRRLGLAKALKVAAMRSLSARGGGEIRTFNDAPNAAMVGMNEALGFVRWPSRLRYELHLERP, encoded by the coding sequence ATGACTGACCTCTCGATCCGCGACCTCCGGGCGCCCGCCGACTTCGCGGCGGTGGCCGCCGTCCGCAACGCCGCCGAACCCGACTGGCCGGTCACGCCTGAGCTGCTGGAGCGCTGGCACGCGGTGCGCGACCCGGCGCTCTACCACCTGGAACTGGTGGCCGAGCTGGAAGGCCGCATCGTGGGCCACCTGGGCGTGGGCCACGACGACTTCGCCTTTCAGGAAGACCGCTACTGGGGCAGTCTGACCGTTCACCCCGAATTCCGGCGGCGCGGCGTCGGCTCGGCCCTCCACAGCCGGATGATGGACGTGCTGGTCGGGCGCGGCGCGGGAGAAATCCGCACCATGCTGGCCGAGGACGCATCCGCGGGCCTCGCCTTTCTGGAACAGCGCGGCTACCGCCTGGCCTGGACGCGGCTGGATTTGCGCCTGAACGTGGCGGACGTGCCGCAGGAGCGCTTTGATTCGCTGCTGCACAGTGTGGCCGAGCGCGGCCTGCAGCTGGTCAGCATCGCCGACCTCGCCGCCGATCCCCGGCGCGACGAGCGGTTGTGGGAACTCGACTGGCTGCTGTTTCAGGACGTGCCGATGGGGCAGGCGCTCACCAAGCGCCCGCTGGCCGCCTGGGTGGCCGAGGAACTCCAGGACCCCACCTTCGAGCCGGAGCTCTCGTTCGTGGTGCTCGATCCTGGGCGCGATGATCCGCTGACCGGGCCGTACGTCGGCTACAGCACCCTGATGGGCAACCCCGGTGGCTTTTACGTCATCGGCATGACCGGGGTACTCCGCGGGTACCGCCGGCTGGGCCTGGCCAAAGCGCTCAAGGTGGCGGCCATGCGCTCGCTCTCGGCACGCGGCGGCGGCGAGATCCGCACCTTCAACGACGCGCCGAACGCCGCGATGGTCGGCATGAACGAGGCACTCGGTTTTGTGCGCTGGCCCAGCCGGCTGCGCTACGAACTGCACCTGGAGCGCCCGTGA
- a CDS encoding GNAT family N-acetyltransferase, translating into MTFTVRPFEPGDAAAAAQVYTLARPGNPATAEGLLHSDQMQRQAQAHAARWVACQGQQTLGVAEVLQPLGSAAAGAFWLELAVREEARGQGMGGALYRAAHADLQAWARTSPVTSVRVVLSETNPIALRFAFQRGYAEDVRYWDRALILEGWNGQRFGREVAGVAFSDLPSFQAAFPDWEAALHAAYQDARADLPRPAGEAYRPITREVFREWVLGDPDFLPQGLHLAHRGGDVLAYTSLQRAATPGDLIVGMTGTRRAERGQGLATALKVRSLLWAQADGHRRVLTTNDSRNLPMLAVNDRLGFGRQPARIGLVRAWPATSPSVAPL; encoded by the coding sequence GTGACCTTCACGGTGCGCCCTTTCGAACCCGGCGACGCGGCGGCGGCGGCCCAGGTGTACACGCTGGCCCGGCCCGGCAATCCGGCCACGGCGGAGGGCCTGCTTCACAGCGACCAGATGCAGCGCCAGGCCCAGGCCCACGCCGCCCGCTGGGTGGCCTGCCAGGGCCAGCAGACGCTGGGCGTGGCCGAGGTGCTTCAGCCGCTGGGTTCGGCCGCTGCCGGAGCGTTCTGGCTCGAACTGGCGGTGCGGGAAGAAGCGCGCGGCCAGGGCATGGGCGGCGCTTTGTACCGGGCGGCCCATGCCGATTTGCAGGCCTGGGCGCGCACCTCGCCAGTCACGTCGGTGCGGGTGGTGCTCAGCGAAACCAATCCTATCGCTCTGCGCTTCGCTTTTCAGCGCGGGTACGCCGAGGACGTGCGCTACTGGGACCGCGCCCTGATTCTGGAAGGCTGGAACGGGCAGCGCTTTGGCCGCGAGGTCGCCGGCGTGGCCTTCAGCGACCTGCCCAGCTTTCAGGCGGCCTTTCCGGACTGGGAAGCGGCCCTCCACGCCGCCTACCAGGACGCCCGCGCCGATCTGCCGCGCCCGGCAGGGGAAGCGTACCGGCCCATCACGCGGGAGGTCTTTCGCGAATGGGTACTCGGCGACCCCGACTTTTTGCCGCAGGGGCTGCATCTGGCTCATCGCGGCGGCGACGTGCTGGCCTACACCTCGCTCCAGCGCGCCGCCACGCCCGGCGACCTCATCGTCGGCATGACCGGCACCCGCCGCGCCGAACGGGGCCAGGGGCTGGCGACGGCGCTCAAGGTCCGTTCGCTGCTGTGGGCGCAGGCGGACGGCCACCGCCGCGTCCTGACCACCAACGACAGCCGCAACCTGCCGATGCTGGCGGTCAACGACCGGCTCGGGTTCGGCCGCCAGCCGGCCCGGATCGGTCTGGTGCGGGCCTGGCCGGCCACGTCACCGTCTGTCGCGCCGCTGTAA
- a CDS encoding prepilin peptidase produces MNVDVFGVIVMGVLGLLIGSFSNVLIWRLPRGENVAFPPSHCPNCDHPLSPLDLVPVVSWAALGGKCRYCRAPISPRYPIIELISGLAYAGLATIFPLSAVGASLFGLGLLFTLLLVASVIDAETYTIPDELTLPGTVLGLIFGVVNNTSGAAAAGLPVFAEALRGALMGAGVLVTISLLGSWVLRRFRERLYPELPLGYQQIALGLFGGVLLGGFSGNWWAAAAGGLALGIVSTLLNAAARRVVRLPELLTLGGALVALALLSGRGPSALLGGVQGGLAAAGAVSLLAGVYWWLSRTNEDAEDDSPSDPTAMGFGDVKLAAVIGALLGFDKLLVAVAVAVVAGAVLGIVQRLVIGENRLKFGPYLAIGAVVALLWGESIMAAYRGYLGL; encoded by the coding sequence GTGAATGTGGACGTGTTCGGGGTCATCGTCATGGGCGTGCTGGGTCTGCTCATCGGGTCGTTTTCCAATGTGCTGATCTGGCGCCTGCCCAGAGGCGAGAACGTGGCGTTTCCGCCGAGCCACTGCCCCAACTGCGACCACCCGCTTTCGCCGCTGGACCTGGTGCCGGTGGTGTCGTGGGCGGCGCTGGGGGGCAAATGTCGCTACTGCCGCGCGCCGATCAGCCCGCGTTACCCCATCATCGAACTGATCAGCGGGCTGGCCTACGCCGGGCTGGCGACCATCTTTCCGCTCAGCGCGGTGGGGGCGAGCCTTTTCGGCCTGGGCCTGCTCTTTACCCTGCTGCTGGTCGCGTCGGTCATCGACGCCGAGACCTACACCATTCCCGACGAGCTGACCTTGCCCGGCACGGTGCTGGGCCTCATCTTCGGGGTGGTCAACAACACCTCCGGCGCGGCGGCCGCGGGGCTACCCGTCTTCGCCGAAGCGCTGCGCGGCGCCTTGATGGGCGCGGGCGTGCTGGTGACCATCAGCTTGCTGGGCAGCTGGGTGCTGCGGCGCTTTCGCGAGCGCCTCTACCCCGAACTGCCGTTGGGCTACCAGCAGATCGCCCTGGGCCTGTTCGGCGGCGTGCTGCTGGGCGGCTTCAGCGGCAACTGGTGGGCGGCGGCGGCAGGTGGGCTGGCGCTGGGCATCGTCTCCACCCTGCTCAACGCGGCGGCGCGCCGGGTGGTGCGGCTGCCCGAACTGCTGACCCTGGGCGGCGCGCTGGTGGCCCTGGCGCTGCTGAGCGGGCGCGGCCCTTCGGCCCTCCTCGGCGGCGTGCAGGGCGGCCTCGCGGCGGCCGGAGCCGTGAGCTTGCTGGCCGGCGTGTACTGGTGGCTGAGCCGCACCAACGAGGACGCCGAAGACGACAGCCCCAGCGACCCCACGGCGATGGGCTTCGGCGACGTCAAGCTGGCCGCCGTCATCGGGGCGTTGCTGGGCTTCGACAAGTTGCTGGTGGCGGTGGCGGTGGCGGTGGTGGCCGGCGCCGTGCTGGGCATCGTGCAGCGCCTCGTCATCGGCGAGAACCGCCTCAAGTTCGGTCCTTACCTCGCCATCGGCGCGGTGGTGGCCCTGCTGTGGGGCGAATCAATCATGGCGGCGTACCGGGGGTATCTGGGGCTGTGA
- a CDS encoding serine hydrolase — translation MNKLLLLSVLLGAGPATLAQSAAPAAPAPASTSQNAAITPAAALTRLAQARTLDPRWFVAAFASALPQVQGGFQGFVSQYGAFQGVDALGGDLYRLRYAGGTVTVSAQINAAGQFTSLFLQGQQATSAPTPSSQTTASVTTPQAALTRLFSASAPSADWFSAEFLQQVPVSQLAPILAQASGNLGTFQSVAPRPDGTFTLKFTQGELPVKTVSLDAQGRFTSLLLGAGVPNQKPSLADALTAFKALPGQTSLAVIENGKLVGSLDPDRKLAVGSAFKLGILTELLAQMKAGRHQWSEVTSLQSGDKALPSGFLQTWPDNAPLTLQTLATLMISQSDNTAANVLLRLVGREGVGQRLGLNVVPSTRELFALKNLANKALLDAYLGGNDEQKKAVLLQAAAAPLPPASLFAAGAVVAPQVEWFVGVQTLCGLMNEVAALPLMQVNPGVADPSAFKAVSFKGGSEGGVLNLTTQVITQDGRTVCLSATSNDSKALDQNRFIAAYNQLLQAVR, via the coding sequence ATGAACAAGTTGCTGCTCCTGTCGGTTCTGCTCGGTGCCGGCCCGGCGACGCTGGCCCAGAGCGCCGCCCCCGCTGCCCCCGCCCCGGCTTCGACATCTCAGAATGCGGCCATCACGCCCGCCGCCGCGCTGACCCGGCTGGCCCAGGCCCGAACGCTCGATCCGCGCTGGTTCGTGGCGGCTTTTGCCAGTGCCCTGCCACAGGTGCAGGGCGGCTTTCAGGGATTCGTCTCGCAGTACGGCGCGTTTCAGGGTGTGGACGCGCTTGGCGGCGACCTTTACCGCCTGCGCTATGCGGGCGGCACGGTGACGGTCTCGGCGCAGATCAACGCGGCGGGGCAGTTCACCAGCTTGTTCCTGCAAGGGCAGCAGGCCACGTCGGCCCCCACTCCCAGTTCACAGACGACCGCGTCCGTGACCACGCCGCAGGCGGCCCTGACCCGCCTCTTCTCGGCCAGCGCCCCGAGCGCCGATTGGTTCTCGGCCGAGTTTTTGCAGCAGGTGCCTGTCAGCCAGCTCGCGCCGATTCTGGCGCAGGCCAGCGGGAATCTCGGCACCTTTCAAAGCGTCGCCCCGAGGCCAGACGGCACCTTCACCCTCAAGTTCACGCAGGGCGAGTTGCCGGTCAAGACCGTGAGCCTCGACGCGCAGGGCCGCTTCACCAGCCTGCTGCTCGGCGCGGGCGTGCCGAACCAGAAGCCCAGCCTCGCCGACGCGCTGACGGCCTTCAAAGCGCTGCCGGGGCAGACCAGCCTGGCGGTGATCGAGAACGGCAAGCTGGTGGGCAGCCTCGATCCGGACCGCAAGCTGGCGGTGGGCTCGGCCTTCAAACTCGGCATCCTGACCGAACTGCTCGCGCAGATGAAAGCCGGGCGGCACCAGTGGTCGGAAGTGACCAGCCTGCAAAGCGGCGACAAAGCGCTGCCCAGCGGCTTCCTGCAGACCTGGCCGGACAACGCGCCGCTGACTCTGCAGACGCTCGCCACGCTGATGATCTCGCAGAGCGACAACACCGCCGCCAACGTCCTGCTGCGCCTGGTGGGCCGCGAGGGGGTGGGGCAGCGGCTCGGCCTGAACGTGGTGCCCAGCACCCGCGAGCTGTTCGCCCTCAAGAATCTGGCCAACAAGGCCCTGCTCGACGCCTACCTCGGCGGCAACGACGAGCAGAAAAAAGCCGTGCTGCTTCAGGCCGCCGCCGCGCCGCTGCCGCCGGCCAGCTTGTTTGCCGCCGGCGCGGTGGTGGCGCCGCAGGTGGAGTGGTTCGTCGGCGTTCAGACACTCTGCGGCCTGATGAACGAGGTCGCCGCCCTGCCGCTGATGCAGGTCAACCCCGGCGTGGCCGACCCCAGCGCGTTCAAGGCGGTGAGTTTCAAGGGCGGCAGCGAGGGCGGCGTGCTGAACCTCACCACCCAGGTGATCACCCAGGACGGAAGAACGGTGTGCCTCAGCGCCACCAGCAACGACAGCAAAGCGCTGGATCAGAACCGCTTCATCGCCGCTTACAACCAGCTGCTGCAGGCGGTGCGCTGA
- a CDS encoding malate dehydrogenase has translation MNEPVRVAVTGAAGQIGYSLLFRIAAGDMLGPDQPVILQLLEVTPALKALSGVVMELNDGAFPLLHGIVTSDDPKVAFKDADYALLVGAMPRKAGMERGDLLSANGGIFKPQGEALSEVASRNVKVLVVGNPANTNALIAQQNAPELDPKQFTAMVRLDHNRAISQLAAKTGAPVSAVKNITIWGNHSSTQYPDLSQATVNGQKALDLVDQQWYEEEYIPTVAKRGAAIIEARGASSAASAASAAIDHMRDWALGTQDGEWVSMGIPSDGSYGVPEGLIYGFPVTIKNGEYSIVQGLPVSDFSRQKMDATAQELTEERDAVRELGLVK, from the coding sequence ATGAACGAACCTGTACGTGTGGCCGTCACCGGCGCGGCGGGACAAATCGGTTACAGCCTGCTGTTTCGCATCGCGGCGGGCGACATGCTCGGCCCGGACCAGCCGGTGATCTTGCAACTGCTGGAAGTCACCCCGGCCCTCAAGGCCCTCAGCGGCGTGGTGATGGAGCTCAACGACGGCGCCTTTCCGCTGCTGCACGGCATCGTGACCAGCGACGACCCCAAGGTGGCCTTCAAGGACGCCGATTACGCCCTCCTGGTCGGGGCCATGCCGCGCAAGGCCGGAATGGAACGCGGCGACCTGCTCTCGGCCAACGGCGGCATCTTCAAGCCGCAGGGCGAGGCGCTCAGCGAGGTCGCCAGCCGCAACGTCAAGGTGCTGGTGGTGGGCAACCCCGCCAACACCAATGCCCTGATCGCCCAGCAGAACGCGCCCGAACTTGACCCCAAGCAGTTCACGGCGATGGTGCGCCTCGACCACAACCGCGCCATTTCGCAGCTGGCGGCCAAGACAGGCGCGCCGGTCAGCGCCGTCAAGAACATCACCATCTGGGGCAACCACTCCTCGACCCAGTACCCGGATTTGTCGCAGGCCACCGTGAACGGGCAAAAAGCGCTCGATCTGGTGGACCAGCAGTGGTACGAAGAGGAGTACATTCCCACCGTCGCCAAGCGCGGCGCCGCCATCATCGAGGCGCGCGGGGCCAGCAGCGCGGCCAGCGCGGCCAGCGCAGCCATTGATCACATGCGCGACTGGGCGCTGGGCACCCAGGACGGCGAGTGGGTCAGCATGGGCATTCCCAGTGACGGCAGCTACGGCGTGCCAGAAGGCCTGATCTACGGCTTCCCGGTGACGATCAAGAACGGCGAGTACAGCATCGTGCAGGGTTTGCCGGTCAGCGACTTCAGCCGCCAGAAGATGGACGCCACCGCCCAGGAACTCACCGAGGAGCGCGACGCCGTGCGCGAACTGGGTCTGGTCAAGTAA
- the rplS gene encoding 50S ribosomal protein L19: MTKINRGAILRSIEQGHLKAGLPDFQAGDSVRVETKVVEGTRTRTQAFEGVVIAINNSGTRKSFTVRKISFGEGVERVFPYNTPLISNITVLERGKVRRAKLYYLRELRGKAARIKNDRGRVMKDAARAKQARDNAAQTQAAAPAAPEAQGE; this comes from the coding sequence ATGACCAAGATCAATCGCGGCGCGATTTTGCGCTCCATCGAGCAGGGCCACCTCAAGGCGGGGCTGCCGGACTTTCAAGCGGGTGACAGCGTGCGCGTGGAGACCAAAGTGGTCGAAGGCACCCGCACCCGCACCCAGGCCTTCGAGGGCGTGGTGATCGCCATCAACAACAGCGGCACCCGCAAGAGCTTCACCGTGCGCAAGATCAGCTTCGGCGAAGGCGTGGAGCGCGTCTTTCCCTACAACACCCCGCTGATTAGCAACATCACGGTGCTGGAGCGCGGCAAGGTGCGCCGCGCCAAGCTGTACTACCTGCGCGAACTGCGCGGAAAGGCCGCCCGCATCAAGAACGACCGTGGCCGCGTGATGAAGGACGCTGCCCGCGCCAAGCAGGCCCGCGACAACGCCGCGCAAACGCAGGCCGCCGCGCCTGCCGCGCCCGAAGCTCAGGGCGAATAA